The following coding sequences are from one Humulus lupulus chromosome X, drHumLupu1.1, whole genome shotgun sequence window:
- the LOC133803399 gene encoding tetraspanin-19-like isoform X3 gives MIRWGRCCLHHSMRVANLFVNLCGVAMIIYSLWLLKKWKLGVSHLPIVLYIPKPCRFIYACLGVGIAICLSTLFGHIVTNSTNNYILCIYIFSICSLLFLQFGVVISVFFKIDWDVQFSKYIDEYHTGFMSFVIFHLNMCRLIVIMCLVPQMNVIIIGIILWGVGVEARSSQPSHFNITDFHQSFLVTPNLPIISHENVSSTRSFRNFSLISPSCHQIN, from the exons ATGATAAGATGGGGCAGATGTTGCCTGCACCATTCTATGAGAGTGGCTAATCTTTTTGTCAACCTCTGTGGTGTTGCCATGATTATCTACTCACTTTGGCTCCTTAAGAAATGGAAACTTGGAGTTTCTCACCTCCCCATTGTCTTGTACATTCCCAAACCATG CAGgtttatatatgcatgtttaggggtgGGAATTGCTATCTGCTTGAGCACGCTCTTCGGTCATATAGTCACTAACTCTACCAACAACTATATTCTTTGTATA TACATATTCTCCATATGTTCTCTTCTTTTCCTCCAATTTGGCGTTGTTATCTCTGTGTTCTTCAAAATCGACTGGGATGTG CAATTTTCCAAGTACATCGATGAGTATCACACAGGGTTCATGAGTTTTGTGATATTTCATCTTAATATGTGTAGATTGATTGTCATTATGTGTTTGGTGCCACAG ATGAATGTGATAATTATAGGAATTATTCTTTGGGGAGTAGGAGTGGAGGCAAGGTCGAGTCAACCGAGCCATTTCAATATAACTGACTTTCATCAATCTTTTCTGGTGACACCCAACTTGCCAATAATATCTCATGAAAATGTCAGTTCAACACGAAGTTTTAGAAATTTCTCATTGATTTCACCTTCTTGTCACCAGATTAATTAA
- the LOC133803399 gene encoding uncharacterized protein LOC133803399 isoform X2: MIRWGRCCLHHSMRVANLFVNLCGVAMIIYSLWLLKKWKLGVSHLPIVLYIPKPWFIYACLGVGIAICLSTLFGHIVTNSTNNYILCIYIFSICSLLFLQFGVVISVFFKIDWDVVRLIISQNCILHQIKLYLNPFIHMYVFVLQQFSKYIDEYHTGFMSFVIFHLNMCRLIVIMCLVPQMNVIIIGIILWGVGVEARSSQPSHFNITDFHQSFLVTPNLPIISHENVSSTRSFRNFSLISPSCHQIN; the protein is encoded by the exons ATGATAAGATGGGGCAGATGTTGCCTGCACCATTCTATGAGAGTGGCTAATCTTTTTGTCAACCTCTGTGGTGTTGCCATGATTATCTACTCACTTTGGCTCCTTAAGAAATGGAAACTTGGAGTTTCTCACCTCCCCATTGTCTTGTACATTCCCAAACCATG gtttatatatgcatgtttaggggtgGGAATTGCTATCTGCTTGAGCACGCTCTTCGGTCATATAGTCACTAACTCTACCAACAACTATATTCTTTGTATA TACATATTCTCCATATGTTCTCTTCTTTTCCTCCAATTTGGCGTTGTTATCTCTGTGTTCTTCAAAATCGACTGGGATGTGGTACGCTTAATTATTTCTCAGAATTGCATACTACATCAAATCAAATTGTATCTCAATCCTTTCATACATATGTATGTTTTTGTGTTACAGCAATTTTCCAAGTACATCGATGAGTATCACACAGGGTTCATGAGTTTTGTGATATTTCATCTTAATATGTGTAGATTGATTGTCATTATGTGTTTGGTGCCACAG ATGAATGTGATAATTATAGGAATTATTCTTTGGGGAGTAGGAGTGGAGGCAAGGTCGAGTCAACCGAGCCATTTCAATATAACTGACTTTCATCAATCTTTTCTGGTGACACCCAACTTGCCAATAATATCTCATGAAAATGTCAGTTCAACACGAAGTTTTAGAAATTTCTCATTGATTTCACCTTCTTGTCACCAGATTAATTAA
- the LOC133803399 gene encoding uncharacterized protein LOC133803399 isoform X1 → MIRWGRCCLHHSMRVANLFVNLCGVAMIIYSLWLLKKWKLGVSHLPIVLYIPKPCRFIYACLGVGIAICLSTLFGHIVTNSTNNYILCIYIFSICSLLFLQFGVVISVFFKIDWDVVRLIISQNCILHQIKLYLNPFIHMYVFVLQQFSKYIDEYHTGFMSFVIFHLNMCRLIVIMCLVPQMNVIIIGIILWGVGVEARSSQPSHFNITDFHQSFLVTPNLPIISHENVSSTRSFRNFSLISPSCHQIN, encoded by the exons ATGATAAGATGGGGCAGATGTTGCCTGCACCATTCTATGAGAGTGGCTAATCTTTTTGTCAACCTCTGTGGTGTTGCCATGATTATCTACTCACTTTGGCTCCTTAAGAAATGGAAACTTGGAGTTTCTCACCTCCCCATTGTCTTGTACATTCCCAAACCATG CAGgtttatatatgcatgtttaggggtgGGAATTGCTATCTGCTTGAGCACGCTCTTCGGTCATATAGTCACTAACTCTACCAACAACTATATTCTTTGTATA TACATATTCTCCATATGTTCTCTTCTTTTCCTCCAATTTGGCGTTGTTATCTCTGTGTTCTTCAAAATCGACTGGGATGTGGTACGCTTAATTATTTCTCAGAATTGCATACTACATCAAATCAAATTGTATCTCAATCCTTTCATACATATGTATGTTTTTGTGTTACAGCAATTTTCCAAGTACATCGATGAGTATCACACAGGGTTCATGAGTTTTGTGATATTTCATCTTAATATGTGTAGATTGATTGTCATTATGTGTTTGGTGCCACAG ATGAATGTGATAATTATAGGAATTATTCTTTGGGGAGTAGGAGTGGAGGCAAGGTCGAGTCAACCGAGCCATTTCAATATAACTGACTTTCATCAATCTTTTCTGGTGACACCCAACTTGCCAATAATATCTCATGAAAATGTCAGTTCAACACGAAGTTTTAGAAATTTCTCATTGATTTCACCTTCTTGTCACCAGATTAATTAA
- the LOC133803399 gene encoding tetraspanin-19-like isoform X4 codes for MIRWGRCCLHHSMRVANLFVNLCGVAMIIYSLWLLKKWKLGVSHLPIVLYIPKPWFIYACLGVGIAICLSTLFGHIVTNSTNNYILCIYIFSICSLLFLQFGVVISVFFKIDWDVQFSKYIDEYHTGFMSFVIFHLNMCRLIVIMCLVPQMNVIIIGIILWGVGVEARSSQPSHFNITDFHQSFLVTPNLPIISHENVSSTRSFRNFSLISPSCHQIN; via the exons ATGATAAGATGGGGCAGATGTTGCCTGCACCATTCTATGAGAGTGGCTAATCTTTTTGTCAACCTCTGTGGTGTTGCCATGATTATCTACTCACTTTGGCTCCTTAAGAAATGGAAACTTGGAGTTTCTCACCTCCCCATTGTCTTGTACATTCCCAAACCATG gtttatatatgcatgtttaggggtgGGAATTGCTATCTGCTTGAGCACGCTCTTCGGTCATATAGTCACTAACTCTACCAACAACTATATTCTTTGTATA TACATATTCTCCATATGTTCTCTTCTTTTCCTCCAATTTGGCGTTGTTATCTCTGTGTTCTTCAAAATCGACTGGGATGTG CAATTTTCCAAGTACATCGATGAGTATCACACAGGGTTCATGAGTTTTGTGATATTTCATCTTAATATGTGTAGATTGATTGTCATTATGTGTTTGGTGCCACAG ATGAATGTGATAATTATAGGAATTATTCTTTGGGGAGTAGGAGTGGAGGCAAGGTCGAGTCAACCGAGCCATTTCAATATAACTGACTTTCATCAATCTTTTCTGGTGACACCCAACTTGCCAATAATATCTCATGAAAATGTCAGTTCAACACGAAGTTTTAGAAATTTCTCATTGATTTCACCTTCTTGTCACCAGATTAATTAA
- the LOC133803399 gene encoding tetraspanin-19-like isoform X5, with amino-acid sequence MIRWGRCCLHHSMRVANLFVNLCGVAMIIYSLWLLKKWKLGVSHLPIVLYIPKPCRFIYACLGVGIAICLSTLFGHIVTNSTNNYILCIYIFSICSLLFLQFGVVISVFFKIDWDVMNVIIIGIILWGVGVEARSSQPSHFNITDFHQSFLVTPNLPIISHENVSSTRSFRNFSLISPSCHQIN; translated from the exons ATGATAAGATGGGGCAGATGTTGCCTGCACCATTCTATGAGAGTGGCTAATCTTTTTGTCAACCTCTGTGGTGTTGCCATGATTATCTACTCACTTTGGCTCCTTAAGAAATGGAAACTTGGAGTTTCTCACCTCCCCATTGTCTTGTACATTCCCAAACCATG CAGgtttatatatgcatgtttaggggtgGGAATTGCTATCTGCTTGAGCACGCTCTTCGGTCATATAGTCACTAACTCTACCAACAACTATATTCTTTGTATA TACATATTCTCCATATGTTCTCTTCTTTTCCTCCAATTTGGCGTTGTTATCTCTGTGTTCTTCAAAATCGACTGGGATGTG ATGAATGTGATAATTATAGGAATTATTCTTTGGGGAGTAGGAGTGGAGGCAAGGTCGAGTCAACCGAGCCATTTCAATATAACTGACTTTCATCAATCTTTTCTGGTGACACCCAACTTGCCAATAATATCTCATGAAAATGTCAGTTCAACACGAAGTTTTAGAAATTTCTCATTGATTTCACCTTCTTGTCACCAGATTAATTAA